In the Kitasatospora terrestris genome, one interval contains:
- a CDS encoding MFS transporter has product MTGTHSSPPPAPAPRPPLVTRPLLLRFVSGLAASTSFFLLLSVVPGYAAVGAGASGGGGGGGRAGLATGALMLATVVGELATPALVNRYGYRVLLAVGLFLLGAPALALPLSGALGWIVAVCLLRGLGFAFTVVAGGALTASLIPAERRGEGLALVGVVSGVPSLVALPLGTWTAAHAGYGVVFTAAGVVALAAIASVPGLPDRIRSTGPAVGVTEGLRTAELRRPAVVFAATAVAAGIVVTFLPLAVPAAAGGVVALALFVQPAAATLARWFAGRLGDRHGPARLVLPGLLLSAAGTLVMVLTGSPVAVVAGAGIFGIGFGVAQNATLTLMYARVPTAGYGAVSALWNFAYDAGMGAGAVAFGWLAAATGYPWAFALTAAAMLTAAVPARRDRSAAARTGPGGTDAPVSASAPQQ; this is encoded by the coding sequence GTGACCGGAACCCACTCCTCGCCTCCGCCCGCCCCCGCCCCGCGTCCGCCCCTGGTGACCCGGCCGCTGCTGCTGCGCTTCGTCTCCGGCCTGGCCGCCTCGACCAGCTTCTTCCTGCTGCTGTCGGTGGTCCCCGGCTACGCCGCGGTCGGCGCCGGGGCGAGCGGCGGGGGAGGCGGAGGCGGCCGGGCGGGCCTGGCCACCGGGGCGCTGATGCTGGCGACGGTGGTCGGCGAGCTCGCCACGCCTGCGCTGGTCAACCGCTACGGGTACCGCGTCCTGCTGGCCGTCGGCCTGTTCCTGCTGGGCGCGCCGGCCCTGGCACTGCCGCTCTCCGGCGCCCTGGGGTGGATCGTCGCGGTCTGCCTGCTGCGCGGACTGGGCTTCGCGTTCACCGTGGTCGCGGGCGGCGCCCTGACGGCGTCGCTCATCCCGGCCGAACGGCGCGGGGAGGGGCTGGCCCTGGTCGGCGTCGTCAGCGGGGTCCCGTCGCTGGTGGCCCTGCCGCTGGGCACGTGGACGGCCGCACACGCCGGCTACGGCGTGGTCTTCACGGCCGCGGGGGTGGTCGCGCTCGCCGCGATCGCCTCGGTGCCCGGCCTGCCCGACCGGATCCGCTCCACCGGGCCGGCGGTCGGCGTCACCGAAGGGCTGCGAACCGCCGAACTTCGGCGCCCGGCCGTGGTGTTCGCGGCCACGGCCGTCGCCGCCGGGATCGTCGTCACCTTCCTCCCGCTCGCCGTCCCCGCCGCGGCCGGCGGCGTGGTCGCCCTGGCGCTGTTCGTCCAGCCCGCGGCGGCCACCCTGGCGCGCTGGTTCGCCGGCCGGCTCGGCGACCGGCACGGCCCCGCCCGCCTGGTGCTCCCCGGCCTGCTCCTGTCGGCCGCGGGCACGCTCGTCATGGTGCTGACCGGCAGCCCCGTCGCCGTGGTCGCCGGGGCCGGAATCTTCGGGATCGGCTTCGGCGTCGCCCAGAACGCCACCCTGACGCTGATGTACGCGCGCGTCCCCACCGCCGGCTACGGCGCCGTCAGCGCCCTGTGGAACTTCGCCTACGACGCCGGCATGGGCGCCGGCGCCGTCGCGTTCGGCTGGCTCGCCGCCGCGACGGGCTACCCCTGGGCGTTCGCCCTGACCGCCGCCGCGATGCTGACCGCCGCCGTCCCGGCCCGCCGCGACCGCAGCGCCGCCGCCCGGACCGGGCCGGGCGGGACGGACGCACCCGTGTCGGCATCCGCTCCGCAGCAGTGA
- a CDS encoding PLP-dependent aminotransferase family protein: MPPEWSSSPPELLLVVDRTGGRPLRAQVEHGLRDAIRTGRLRVGERLPSSRELARTLGLSRGLVQDCYAQLVAEGYLVTRPGSATRVGAGAAAPPGAAEPPAKAPRPVADFRWGVPDLGAFPVQEWLWATREAARGMATAELDYGDPRGSSVLREVLAGYLRRVRAAAADPEHIVVCNGYAQGLGLVLRVLAARGVRTVAFEDPGSPATIGAAATAAGLRAVPVPVDEQGVDVRALAATGAGAVVVTPAHQWPTGVGLAPERRLALIAWAGENDATIVEDDYDAEFRYDREPVGALQGLAPDRVVSLGTVSKSLAPALRIGWIACPPDLAGPLTEQKHLSDRGTPTLDQLALARLVESGRFDRHLRRMRGTYGARRAALLGALAEHAPGLRVTGLAAGFHAVVHLPAGADERSVVAAARERSVGLYGMSTCRASRATTPARLVLGFGNVGERAIREGVAAVGDLLTGR, encoded by the coding sequence ATGCCGCCGGAGTGGTCCAGTTCCCCGCCCGAGCTCCTGCTGGTCGTCGACCGGACCGGCGGCCGGCCGCTGCGCGCGCAGGTGGAGCACGGGCTGCGGGACGCGATCCGCACCGGCCGCCTGCGGGTCGGCGAACGGCTGCCGTCCTCCCGGGAGCTCGCCCGTACGCTCGGGCTCTCCCGCGGTCTGGTGCAGGACTGCTACGCCCAACTCGTCGCGGAGGGCTACCTGGTGACCCGGCCCGGTTCCGCGACCCGGGTCGGTGCGGGCGCCGCGGCCCCGCCCGGGGCCGCCGAGCCGCCCGCGAAGGCACCGCGCCCGGTGGCCGACTTCCGTTGGGGCGTGCCGGACTTGGGTGCGTTCCCGGTCCAGGAGTGGCTCTGGGCCACCCGCGAGGCCGCCCGCGGCATGGCGACGGCTGAGCTCGACTACGGGGATCCGCGCGGCAGTTCGGTCCTGCGCGAGGTGCTGGCCGGCTACCTGCGCCGGGTCCGCGCCGCCGCGGCCGATCCGGAGCACATCGTGGTCTGCAACGGCTACGCGCAGGGCCTGGGCCTCGTCCTGCGGGTCCTCGCGGCCCGCGGGGTGCGGACCGTGGCGTTCGAGGACCCCGGTTCACCCGCCACCATCGGCGCCGCCGCGACCGCGGCGGGCCTGCGCGCGGTGCCCGTACCGGTCGACGAGCAGGGCGTCGACGTCCGCGCCCTCGCCGCGACCGGCGCCGGCGCCGTCGTGGTCACCCCGGCGCACCAGTGGCCGACCGGTGTCGGTCTCGCCCCGGAGCGCCGGCTGGCCCTGATCGCCTGGGCCGGGGAGAACGACGCGACGATCGTCGAGGACGACTACGACGCCGAATTCCGGTACGACCGCGAGCCGGTGGGCGCGCTGCAAGGGCTGGCACCCGACCGGGTCGTCTCCCTCGGCACCGTCAGCAAGTCCCTCGCCCCGGCGCTGCGGATCGGCTGGATCGCCTGCCCGCCCGACCTGGCCGGGCCGCTCACCGAGCAGAAGCACCTCAGCGACCGCGGCACGCCCACCCTCGACCAGCTCGCCCTGGCCCGGCTCGTCGAGTCCGGCCGCTTCGACCGCCATCTGCGCCGCATGCGCGGCACGTACGGGGCCCGCCGCGCCGCACTGCTCGGTGCACTCGCCGAGCACGCCCCCGGGCTGCGGGTCACCGGCCTGGCCGCCGGTTTCCACGCCGTCGTCCACCTGCCCGCGGGCGCCGACGAGCGCTCGGTCGTCGCCGCCGCCCGTGAACGCTCCGTCGGCCTCTACGGCATGAGCACCTGCCGCGCCTCGCGCGCCACCACGCCCGCCCGGCTGGTCCTCGGCTTCGGCAACGTCGGCGAACGCGCGATCCGCGAGGGCGTCGCGGCGGTCGGTGATCTGCTCACCGGCCGCTGA
- a CDS encoding cytochrome c biogenesis CcdA family protein gives MTPSYRQLAVDPGATLAHGTLLLAVPVAVAGGLISFFSPCVLPLVPGYLSYVTGFSAVDLADATARRRGRMLAGSLLFVLGFSAVFVSGGALFGYFGNTLQDHRETITAVLGLFTVAMGLAFLGVLPGLTQRELRTHRRPAVGLAGAPLLGFVFGLGWTPCIGPTLGAVQALAWSQASAGRGALLMTAYCLGLGLPFVLAALAFRRALGAFTVVKRHYALVMRIGGGLLVAVGLLLVTGLWDRLVGALQQWAAALGG, from the coding sequence ATGACCCCTTCGTACCGCCAGCTCGCCGTGGACCCCGGCGCCACCCTCGCCCACGGCACCCTGCTGCTCGCCGTGCCGGTGGCCGTCGCCGGCGGCCTGATCTCCTTCTTCTCGCCCTGCGTCCTGCCCCTGGTGCCCGGCTACCTCAGCTACGTCACCGGCTTCTCCGCCGTCGACCTCGCCGACGCCACCGCCCGCCGGCGCGGCCGGATGCTCGCCGGATCGCTGCTGTTCGTCCTCGGCTTCAGCGCGGTCTTCGTCTCGGGCGGAGCCCTGTTCGGCTACTTCGGCAACACCCTCCAGGACCACCGCGAGACCATCACCGCCGTGCTCGGCCTGTTCACCGTCGCCATGGGCCTGGCCTTCCTCGGCGTCCTGCCCGGCCTCACCCAGCGGGAACTGCGCACCCACCGCAGGCCCGCCGTCGGCCTGGCCGGCGCGCCCCTGCTCGGCTTCGTCTTCGGCCTCGGCTGGACCCCCTGCATCGGCCCCACCCTCGGCGCCGTCCAGGCCCTCGCCTGGAGCCAGGCCAGTGCCGGCCGCGGCGCCCTGCTGATGACCGCCTACTGCCTCGGCCTCGGGCTCCCGTTCGTCCTCGCCGCGCTGGCCTTCCGGCGCGCCCTCGGAGCCTTCACCGTGGTCAAGCGGCACTACGCCCTGGTGATGCGGATCGGCGGCGGCCTGCTGGTCGCGGTCGGCCTGCTGCTGGTCACCGGCCTGTGGGACCGGCTCGTCGGCGCGCTCCAGCAGTGGGCCGCCGCCCTGGGCGGCTGA
- a CDS encoding TlpA disulfide reductase family protein, which translates to MPDRRPRAALAAAALLAAALLPAGGCAAADALPQGSAAAPAAGAPAVTFAAADRRPAPDLAGEDLDGTPQSLAALRGHVVVLNIWGSWCGPCRAEADGLQRVHAETEPRGVRFLGIDTKDPQPGPARTFVRDHGLTYPSLYDPKGALVRTLPPQTVNVQALPATLVVDRAGRIAAAVAAPVTPEQLRAVLDPITAEAATP; encoded by the coding sequence TTGCCTGACCGCCGCCCCCGGGCCGCCCTCGCCGCGGCCGCCCTGCTCGCCGCGGCGCTGCTGCCCGCCGGCGGGTGCGCCGCCGCCGACGCCCTCCCGCAGGGCTCGGCCGCGGCGCCCGCCGCCGGCGCACCCGCCGTCACCTTCGCGGCCGCCGACCGCCGCCCCGCCCCCGACCTCGCCGGCGAGGACCTGGACGGCACCCCGCAGAGCCTCGCGGCCCTGCGCGGCCACGTCGTGGTGCTCAACATCTGGGGTTCCTGGTGCGGCCCCTGCCGCGCCGAGGCCGACGGCCTCCAGCGCGTCCACGCCGAGACCGAGCCCCGGGGCGTGCGCTTCCTCGGCATCGACACCAAGGACCCGCAGCCCGGCCCCGCCCGTACCTTCGTCCGCGACCACGGCCTCACCTACCCCAGCCTGTACGACCCCAAGGGCGCCCTGGTCCGCACCCTCCCGCCGCAGACCGTGAACGTGCAGGCCCTGCCCGCCACCCTGGTCGTCGACCGCGCCGGCCGGATCGCCGCCGCCGTCGCCGCCCCGGTGACCCCCGAACAGCTGCGCGCCGTCCTCGACCCGATCACCGCGGAGGCCGCCACCCCATGA
- a CDS encoding thioredoxin family protein, with product MRRNALTLTLATAAAALAACGPTASGGDAAPAGAAVTASDSAALPEPVNIVTAPPETGTPTPTPTPSPSASATSTKPPASAKATAKAGSAAPAKPAAGGGGPVAIGYNAAADSPAAVAAALQQAKADGKNVLLDFGATWCGNCKALDKTLGDSGVQGVLNASYHLVQVDIGSHSTANFNLLKKYDSQGSYKMPVLIVVTPDGTVRTDTNTAGLPSLNTTGFTAFLKKWAA from the coding sequence GTGCGCCGTAACGCCCTCACCCTCACCCTCGCCACCGCCGCGGCCGCCCTCGCCGCCTGCGGCCCGACCGCTTCCGGCGGCGACGCCGCCCCCGCGGGCGCCGCCGTCACGGCCTCCGACAGCGCCGCCCTGCCCGAGCCGGTCAACATCGTCACCGCCCCGCCGGAGACCGGTACCCCCACCCCCACCCCGACGCCGAGCCCCTCGGCCAGTGCCACCAGCACCAAGCCGCCGGCCTCCGCGAAGGCCACCGCCAAGGCCGGCAGCGCCGCCCCGGCCAAGCCCGCCGCAGGCGGGGGCGGCCCGGTCGCCATCGGCTACAACGCCGCCGCCGACTCGCCCGCCGCCGTGGCCGCCGCCCTCCAGCAGGCCAAGGCGGACGGCAAGAACGTCCTGCTCGACTTCGGCGCCACCTGGTGCGGCAACTGCAAGGCCCTCGACAAGACCCTCGGCGACAGCGGCGTGCAGGGCGTCCTCAACGCCTCGTACCACCTCGTCCAGGTCGACATCGGCAGCCACAGCACCGCCAACTTCAACCTGCTCAAGAAGTACGACTCCCAGGGCAGTTACAAGATGCCCGTGCTGATCGTGGTCACCCCCGACGGCACCGTCCGGACCGACACCAACACCGCCGGCCTGCCCTCCCTCAACACCACCGGCTTCACCGCCTTCCTCAAGAAGTGGGCCGCGTGA
- a CDS encoding CAP domain-containing protein: MSIDPRAPGPQGRTPAHRAARRMPRLPRAAVAGALVLAAGGAVAAVAALPGPADGTAPAATAAVAAAQAVTAPPAVPDQTGGTATADPSAPAGPAGGSAAASSPPAAPTAAKPGATRTGTPAASPAAKPAGAAAGTAGGGDEVQQVLALINSARAGQGLPPYTLTGGLTAAAAGHNAVMSGGCGLSHQCPGEPAVGGRESAQGVHWGAAGENIGRGGPVSTGTADIAAQAVRLTQSMLDEKPPADGHRRNLLSRSFTHVGIAVYRDSAGTVWLTQDFSD, from the coding sequence ATGTCCATCGACCCCCGTGCGCCCGGGCCCCAGGGCCGCACCCCGGCCCACCGCGCCGCCCGACGGATGCCGCGGCTGCCCCGCGCGGCCGTCGCCGGTGCGCTGGTGCTCGCCGCGGGCGGCGCCGTGGCCGCCGTCGCCGCACTGCCCGGCCCGGCCGACGGCACCGCACCCGCCGCGACCGCCGCGGTCGCCGCCGCGCAGGCCGTCACCGCCCCGCCCGCCGTGCCCGACCAGACCGGTGGCACCGCGACGGCCGACCCGAGCGCTCCGGCCGGGCCCGCCGGCGGGAGTGCTGCCGCGAGCTCCCCTCCCGCCGCTCCGACCGCGGCCAAGCCCGGTGCCACCCGCACCGGCACACCCGCCGCGTCCCCCGCCGCCAAGCCCGCCGGTGCGGCCGCGGGCACGGCGGGCGGCGGGGACGAGGTCCAGCAGGTCCTCGCCCTGATCAACAGCGCCAGGGCAGGCCAGGGCCTCCCCCCGTACACCCTGACGGGCGGGCTCACCGCGGCCGCCGCCGGACACAACGCCGTGATGAGCGGCGGCTGCGGACTGTCCCACCAGTGCCCCGGCGAACCCGCCGTCGGCGGGCGCGAGAGCGCCCAGGGCGTCCACTGGGGCGCCGCCGGCGAGAACATCGGCCGCGGCGGACCGGTCTCCACCGGCACCGCCGACATCGCCGCGCAGGCCGTCCGCCTGACGCAGAGCATGCTCGACGAGAAGCCGCCCGCGGACGGCCACCGGCGCAACCTGCTCAGCCGGAGCTTCACCCACGTCGGCATCGCCGTGTACCGCGACTCCGCCGGCACGGTCTGGCTCACCCAGGACTTCTCCGACTGA
- a CDS encoding response regulator transcription factor, protein MPSVLVVEDEPEIRASLIEVLSAHGHLVRSAGDGFGALREVTRAPLDAVVLDLGLPDLDGADALRMIRGISQVPVLVATARDDETEIIKLLDAGADDYLVKPFSGGQLVARLNAVLRRSAAAAPAAAAAGPATDPGGLLTVGGLAIDPRGRSAHLDGVELRLTRREFDLLAYLARHVDQVVPKSRLLAEVWREPYVDDQTIDVHLSALRRKLGERGSLPRYLRTVRGVGIKMVTPR, encoded by the coding sequence ATGCCGAGCGTCCTTGTCGTCGAAGACGAACCAGAGATACGCGCTTCGCTGATCGAGGTGCTCAGTGCGCACGGGCACCTGGTGCGCAGCGCGGGCGACGGGTTCGGCGCGCTGCGCGAGGTCACCCGGGCGCCGCTGGACGCCGTGGTGCTCGACCTCGGGCTGCCGGACCTGGACGGCGCGGACGCCCTGCGCATGATCCGCGGCATCTCCCAGGTGCCGGTCCTGGTCGCCACCGCCCGCGACGACGAGACGGAGATCATCAAGCTGCTGGACGCCGGCGCCGACGACTACCTGGTCAAGCCGTTCTCCGGCGGGCAGCTGGTGGCCCGGCTCAACGCGGTGCTGCGGCGCTCCGCGGCCGCCGCGCCGGCGGCCGCGGCGGCCGGCCCGGCGACCGACCCGGGCGGGCTGCTGACGGTGGGCGGGCTGGCGATCGACCCGCGCGGCCGCTCGGCCCACCTGGACGGGGTCGAACTGCGGCTCACGCGCCGCGAGTTCGACCTGCTCGCCTACCTGGCCCGGCACGTCGACCAGGTGGTGCCCAAGAGCCGGCTGCTCGCCGAGGTCTGGCGCGAACCGTACGTGGACGACCAGACCATCGACGTCCACCTCTCGGCGCTGCGGCGCAAGCTCGGCGAGCGCGGCTCGCTCCCCCGGTACCTGCGGACGGTGCGCGGGGTCGGGATCAAGATGGTGACCCCCCGGTGA
- a CDS encoding HAMP domain-containing sensor histidine kinase — protein sequence MRRSLAGVALAVTSMVALAFLIPLGVLVADQARKQSTTAAEQRAAALAPVLALTTRTADLQQAVSGLDPGEGLGVHLPDGRHLGAGHAPAELLHRATDEGESIAQDVPGGWIYLQPVVLGQNGTAVVEEFVPDADLTRGVTASWAVMSLLAVGLIAGSVLVADRLGAQVVRSSKSLSRASHALGAGDLEIRVEPAGPRELQDAGQAFNAMADRMIDLLATERELVADLSHRLRTPLTALQLATDRMAPGPDARRIGSAVTQLEEELNSIIAAARTPLATGPMGRALTAPEEARTARSAAGRSPAAGRAAGDRAEAAEVIRHRAGFWATLAGHQDRDCRLEITTEPTPVRLPADDLTAVIDSLVGNVFRHTPPGTPFAVRVERTAQSVELTVEDAGPGIDDPDGALARGASTGSTGLGLDIARRAATATAGALRIDRGPLGGARITLSLCLAADPATGPGRRTRRRAPSR from the coding sequence GTGAGACGGTCGCTGGCCGGGGTGGCCCTGGCCGTCACCTCGATGGTGGCCCTGGCCTTCCTGATCCCCCTCGGCGTGCTGGTGGCCGACCAGGCCCGCAAGCAGAGCACCACCGCCGCCGAGCAGCGCGCCGCCGCCCTGGCGCCCGTGCTGGCGCTCACCACCCGCACCGCCGACCTCCAGCAGGCCGTCTCCGGCCTGGACCCCGGCGAGGGGCTGGGCGTCCACCTGCCCGACGGCCGGCACCTGGGGGCCGGACACGCCCCCGCCGAGCTGCTGCACCGGGCCACCGACGAGGGCGAGTCGATCGCCCAGGACGTGCCCGGCGGCTGGATCTACCTCCAGCCCGTGGTGCTCGGCCAGAACGGAACGGCCGTGGTCGAGGAGTTCGTCCCCGACGCGGACCTCACCCGCGGGGTGACCGCCTCCTGGGCGGTGATGTCCCTGCTGGCGGTCGGTCTGATCGCCGGCTCGGTGCTGGTCGCCGACCGGCTCGGCGCCCAGGTGGTGCGCTCCTCCAAGAGCCTGTCCCGGGCCTCGCACGCCCTCGGCGCCGGCGACCTGGAGATCCGGGTGGAGCCCGCGGGCCCCCGGGAACTGCAGGACGCCGGACAGGCCTTCAACGCCATGGCCGACCGCATGATCGACCTGCTCGCCACCGAGCGCGAACTGGTCGCCGACCTCTCGCACCGGCTGCGCACTCCGCTGACCGCCCTCCAGCTGGCGACCGACCGGATGGCCCCGGGCCCCGACGCCCGCCGGATCGGCTCGGCCGTGACGCAGCTGGAGGAGGAACTCAACTCGATCATCGCCGCCGCCCGCACCCCGCTCGCCACCGGGCCGATGGGCCGCGCCCTGACCGCCCCCGAGGAGGCCCGCACGGCACGCTCCGCCGCCGGGCGGTCCCCGGCGGCGGGCCGCGCCGCCGGGGACCGGGCGGAGGCGGCCGAGGTGATCCGCCACCGGGCGGGCTTCTGGGCCACCCTGGCCGGCCACCAGGACCGGGACTGCCGCCTGGAGATCACCACCGAGCCGACGCCCGTCCGGCTCCCCGCGGACGACCTCACGGCCGTGATCGACTCGCTGGTCGGCAACGTCTTCCGGCACACCCCGCCCGGCACCCCGTTCGCCGTCCGGGTGGAGCGCACCGCGCAGAGCGTCGAACTCACCGTCGAGGACGCCGGCCCCGGCATCGACGACCCGGACGGCGCCCTGGCCCGCGGCGCCAGCACCGGTTCCACCGGCCTCGGCCTGGACATCGCCCGCCGCGCCGCCACGGCCACCGCCGGCGCCCTGCGGATCGACCGCGGCCCGCTCGGCGGCGCCCGCATCACCCTCTCCCTCTGCCTCGCCGCCGACCCCGCCACCGGCCCCGGCCGCCGCACCCGCCGCCGCGCCCCGTCGCGCTGA
- a CDS encoding serine hydrolase domain-containing protein, translating into MNTTVRNRRWTNLAVAGAMLVAVVAGAGGSASAAPLPTASGASTASAALPPLDREAVRKAVAGFPDAEINGALVRIAGDGRPFGASGGIGDRTTGEAPDPEGRFRIGSMSKVFTATVVLQLAAEHRLDLDGTVQQYLPGLLPADFPPVRIGQLLNHTSGLPHGTSGAWGDGTAEWFVAHRFDSWTPQQVVATLAGQRMVFAPGTGQQYNGFNTFVAGLLIEKVTGHAYAHEVRHRIIQPLHLHDTTVPDRDDSRLARPAAHAYLTVHDADGTGHQVDVTEQSPWPWAEGGLISSAPDLDRFLTALFQGRLLPAAQQELLFTLPDVPNVDNPQCLPGQVSACMSMGLVRTEINGVTLWGKTGSRPGWTSGMFATRDLQRRMVYSFNPTSPRGADMRYILRLANAVIPPAK; encoded by the coding sequence GTGAACACCACTGTGCGGAACCGACGTTGGACCAACCTCGCGGTTGCCGGAGCGATGCTGGTCGCGGTGGTCGCCGGTGCGGGCGGGTCGGCCTCGGCCGCGCCCCTCCCGACGGCGTCCGGCGCATCCACCGCGTCCGCCGCCCTGCCGCCGCTGGACCGCGAGGCGGTCCGCAAGGCGGTGGCCGGGTTCCCGGACGCCGAGATCAACGGAGCGCTCGTCCGCATCGCGGGCGACGGGCGGCCGTTCGGGGCGTCGGGCGGTATCGGCGACCGGACCACCGGGGAGGCACCGGACCCGGAGGGAAGGTTCCGGATCGGCTCGATGTCCAAGGTGTTCACCGCCACCGTCGTGCTCCAACTGGCCGCGGAGCACCGGCTGGACCTGGACGGCACCGTCCAGCAGTACCTGCCGGGCCTGCTGCCCGCCGACTTCCCGCCGGTCAGGATCGGCCAACTCCTCAACCACACCTCGGGTCTGCCGCACGGCACCAGTGGCGCCTGGGGCGACGGCACGGCGGAGTGGTTCGTCGCCCACCGGTTCGACAGCTGGACGCCCCAGCAGGTGGTCGCCACCCTCGCCGGCCAGCGGATGGTCTTCGCGCCGGGCACCGGACAGCAGTACAACGGTTTCAACACCTTCGTCGCCGGCCTCCTGATCGAGAAGGTCACCGGCCACGCCTACGCGCACGAGGTGCGGCACCGGATCATCCAGCCGCTGCACCTGCACGACACGACCGTCCCGGACCGTGACGACAGCCGGCTGGCCCGCCCGGCGGCGCACGCGTACCTCACCGTGCACGACGCGGACGGCACCGGCCACCAGGTGGACGTCACCGAGCAGAGCCCGTGGCCGTGGGCGGAGGGCGGCCTGATCTCCAGCGCGCCCGACCTGGACCGCTTCCTCACCGCACTGTTCCAGGGCCGGCTGCTGCCCGCGGCCCAGCAGGAGCTGCTGTTCACCCTCCCCGACGTGCCCAACGTCGACAACCCGCAGTGCCTGCCCGGCCAGGTGTCGGCCTGCATGAGCATGGGCCTGGTCCGCACGGAGATCAACGGCGTGACCCTCTGGGGGAAGACCGGGTCGCGCCCCGGCTGGACCAGCGGCATGTTCGCCACCCGCGACCTGCAGCGACGGATGGTCTACTCGTTCAACCCGACGAGCCCCCGCGGCGCCGACATGCGGTACATCCTCCGGCTCGCCAACGCGGTGATCCCGCCCGCCAAGTAG
- a CDS encoding DinB family protein → MTETTTTRTPALTGERADLLEQLGKARFFLRFTAKELTDAQAATRSTVSELCVGGLIKHVTGVEQAWVGFILEGPSAMPDFTAMTEEDFARRRDGFELLAGETLAGVLADYAETARRTDELVATLPDLDAAHPLPKAPWFDADAQWSARRVLLHIIAETAQHAGHADIIREALDGAKSMG, encoded by the coding sequence ATGACCGAGACCACCACCACCCGCACCCCGGCCCTCACCGGCGAGCGCGCCGACCTGCTGGAGCAGCTCGGCAAGGCGCGGTTCTTCCTGCGCTTCACCGCGAAGGAGCTGACCGACGCGCAGGCCGCGACGCGCTCGACCGTGAGCGAGCTCTGCGTGGGCGGGCTGATCAAGCACGTCACCGGGGTCGAGCAGGCCTGGGTCGGGTTCATCCTCGAAGGCCCGTCGGCGATGCCGGACTTCACCGCCATGACGGAGGAGGACTTCGCCCGCCGCCGGGACGGCTTCGAGCTGCTGGCCGGCGAGACCCTGGCCGGTGTCCTCGCCGACTACGCCGAGACCGCCCGCCGTACGGACGAACTGGTCGCCACCCTGCCGGACCTGGACGCCGCCCACCCCCTGCCGAAGGCGCCCTGGTTCGACGCCGACGCGCAGTGGTCCGCCCGCCGGGTCCTGCTCCACATCATCGCCGAGACCGCCCAGCACGCCGGCCACGCGGACATCATCCGCGAGGCCCTGGACGGCGCCAAGAGCATGGGCTGA
- a CDS encoding S41 family peptidase translates to MTSNDEILDAALTKINDRYVFPELTAAIEEALRARAAGGEYDGLTGPELCAAVTGHLQEVRPDKHLRLLWSEEAVPVEEEDSPEEEAARWAEVYRRGNYGIRRVEQLDGNIGYLDLTFIPDAGAGRQAIGAAMQLVAHTDALVIDLRTCRGGSPNGVALWCSFFFPDDELHLNDIYDRETDSTRQFWTYPHLPAPRYLDRPVTVLTAAFTFSGGEELAYNLQANKRATLIGETTRGGAHPTDRFALTPHITVTVPTARSINPITGTNWEGVGVVPDVAAPADRALETALSRLRADRD, encoded by the coding sequence GTGACCTCAAACGACGAGATTCTTGACGCAGCCCTGACGAAGATCAACGACCGGTACGTCTTCCCCGAGCTGACCGCGGCCATCGAGGAGGCGCTGCGCGCACGCGCGGCCGGCGGCGAGTACGACGGGCTGACCGGGCCCGAGCTGTGCGCGGCGGTGACCGGGCACCTCCAGGAGGTCCGGCCGGACAAGCACCTGCGCCTGCTGTGGAGCGAGGAGGCGGTGCCGGTCGAGGAGGAGGACTCTCCCGAGGAGGAGGCCGCGCGCTGGGCGGAGGTCTACCGCCGGGGGAACTACGGCATTCGCCGGGTCGAGCAGTTGGACGGGAACATCGGCTACCTCGACCTGACGTTCATCCCGGACGCCGGCGCGGGGCGCCAGGCGATCGGTGCCGCCATGCAGCTGGTCGCGCACACCGACGCCCTCGTGATCGACCTGCGCACCTGCCGGGGCGGCTCGCCGAACGGCGTCGCCCTGTGGTGCAGCTTCTTCTTCCCCGACGACGAGCTGCACCTCAACGACATCTACGACCGGGAGACCGACTCGACCCGGCAGTTCTGGACGTACCCGCACCTGCCCGCACCCCGCTACCTGGACCGCCCGGTGACGGTACTGACCGCCGCCTTCACCTTCTCCGGCGGTGAGGAGCTGGCCTACAACCTGCAGGCCAACAAGCGCGCGACCCTGATCGGCGAGACCACCCGGGGCGGCGCCCACCCCACCGACCGCTTCGCGCTCACCCCGCACATCACCGTCACCGTCCCGACCGCCCGCTCGATCAACCCGATCACCGGGACCAACTGGGAGGGCGTCGGCGTCGTGCCGGACGTCGCGGCGCCGGCCGACCGGGCCCTGGAGACCGCGCTCTCCCGGCTGCGCGCCGACCGGGACTGA